GATACGGACATCAAGTAGGCGATAAAATCCTAATAGAAATTTCAAAAAAAATAGATGAAATTTTTCCAAAACAAGGAATATTTGCAAGAATAGGCGGGGACGAGTTTATAGGTGCTATGCCTTATGAAAATTTGGGAGAAATTTACGAAACTGCTGAAAACATCTTAAGAGTGGGTCAGAGTAAAATTTCTATTGATGATGAGAAAAAATTTAGCGTAAGTATTGGTATTAGCTTAAGTAGCGATGCGCTTAGCGTTGATGATCTAATTGAAAGAGCCGATTGGGCTATGTATCAAGCAAAGCTTAATGGAAAAAATAAATATTATGTATTTAATTCGAAAAAAGATACATACTTTAAAAATGAATATAGAGACGACTCAAAGATCATTGAAGCTATCGATGCTGGCGAGATGTTCTTGCTTTATCAGCCTGAGATTGATATAAAAAGCGGGGAAGTTAGCAGTTTTGAGGCATTTATTAGATGGAAAAATGGCGATAAGATATTAAGACCATCAGACTTCTTGCCACTTGCAAAAGGCTCAAAAGCAGTTGTTGCTATCGCATTATTTACACTAAAAGATGCTTTAAAAGCTAGGGCTGTATGGCTAAAAGAGGGAATAAATGCAAAAGTTAGAGTAAATTTGTGCATTAAAAAGCTAATGACTTCTGAGTTTTTTGAGAAATTTAAAAAGCTTTTAGAAGATGAGCAGCTAGATGCAAATGGGCTAATCATAGATATCGTTGACTCCGCAAGTGGCGTAAATTTAGATGATGTTGTTAGATATATTGATGCTTATAAGGAGCTAGGCGTTAGCTTTTCACTTGATGATTTTGCATCTTATTCGGGCTCGGTAGAAGCTTTAGGTATGTTAAAAACAAATAGATTTAATATAGATAAAAGATTTTGTAAACAAATTTTTGATTCAGTAGAAGCGCTAAAGACCATACGCATGATAAAGTATGTATCAGATACATTTGATTTTGATGTCATGATAAAAAATTTAGAAGATAAAAGCATGCTTGAAATTTTTGTTGGATTTGGCTTTAGTAGATTTCAAGGACGGCTTTTTGCGCCAGAGCTTAGCCTGGATGATGTGCTCAAATTTAAATTCACTCTATCATCTCAGCTAAATGTAAGAAATTTTCAAGATGATGAGAACTACAATATGCTTTGCAAAATAGTAGGTGCAAAAGAGCTTATGACTCGTTTGATAAATTTGCTTAAATGCGATGAAAAAGTAAGCGAAAAATTAAAAGGCGAAATAGCAGATCAAGTAGATGATATCAGAATAATAAATGAAAAATTAGCTGAAATTTTAGATACGATCCTTATAAAAATAGACAAAGAGAACGTAATAAATTTAGCTAATGAGGCAATTTTGTTATGCGACAATGATCTAAATTTGAGTGGAGCGAATAAATAATGAATGAAAATGCTTTAAATGTTTATGAGCACGAAATCCCAAATGGAAGCAAGCTATACTTTGCCAGTAGCGCAAAGCTAAAGAGGCAGATCGAGCAAAAAGCTAGTGAAATTTTAGAAAATGAAGGCTTTAGCGAGATCGTAACGCCATTTTTCTCATATCACCAGCATTTAAGTGTAGATGCGACAAATCTTTTGCGTTTTAGCGATAGTCTAAATCACGAAATAAGTCTAAGAGCTGATAGCACGGTAGATACTGTAAGGATCGTGCTTAGAAGGCTAAAAGCAAACGAATCAAAAAGATGGTTTTATATCCAGCCAGTCTTTCGCTATCCAAGCCAAGAAATTTATCAAATCGGAGCCGAACTAATCGGTGAAAATGATGTTTTAAAAAGCATAAATATCGTAGCAAAGCTTCTTAATGAGCTAAAAATGGATACATTTTTGCAAGTAAGCAATATACAAATTCCAAGAGTGATTTGTGAAATTTTAAGCGTGCCTATTGAAATTTTTGAAAATGGACAAATGGAGAAAATTTTATCTCAAAATGTTCCATGGCTAAGCGCTCTTGCTCTTTTAAAGTCAGTTGATGAGTTGGATGAAGTGATTAAAATTTCTCCAAGCAAACTAAAAGAACCGCTTGAAAATTTGAGAAATTTAGCCAGTGCTTTAGAATATAAAAATTTAAGAATAGTTCCGCTATATTACTCGAAAATGAGATATTACGATAGTTTATTTTTTAGATTTTTAAGAAATAATAGCATAATAGCAAGTGGCGGCAGCTACGAAATAGACGGAAAGATAAATAGTGGTTTTGCTGTTTATACAGATGCATTGATAGAAGAAAAAATTAATTTAAGGAAGTAAGAATGAGAAAGGCTGATTTAGTAGTTGGAGTTCAATGGGGTGATGAGGGTAAAGGCAAGATAGTTGATATGCTAGGACTAAACTATGACATGATCTGTCGCTCACAAGGCGGCCACAATGCCGGCCATACGATCTGGGTTGATGGCGTTAGATACGCGCTTCACCTTGTTCCAAGTGGAATTTTGCATAAAAATATCATAAATATCATTGGCAATGGTGTTGTTGTTTGCCCAGAAGTATTAATCACTGAAATGGCTCAGTTTGAAAATTTGGAAGGAAGACTTTATATTAGCGATAAAGCACATTTAAATCTAAGCTATCATAGTCAAATCGATCAAGCAAAAGAGAGACTAAAAGGCGAAAAAGCAATCGGTACGACTGGCAAAGGCATAGGACCAACTTATGCTGATAAAATAAGTAGAAGTGGCCACAGAGTAGGCGAACTACTTGAGCCAGAGCGTTTGTGCGATGCTTTAATGCATGATTTTGAGACAAACAAATGCGTATTTGACGCACTTGGTGTAAAAATTCCTAATGAAAATGAATTGCTTGAAGAGCTAAAAAGATATAAAGAGGTTTTGGCTCCATTTATCGCAAATACTACAAATTTAGTTTGGAAAGCGCTAGATGAAGATAAAAAAGTCCTACTTGAAGGCGCTCAGGGCACACTTTTAGATATCGACCATGGCACATATCCATACGTAACTAGCTCAAATACTATAAGTGCAGGTGCTTGCACAGGTCTTGGACTAAATCCAAAAGAAATCGGTGAAGTAATAGGCGTCATAAAGGCCTATACGACTCGCGTTGGTTTTGGCCCTTTCCCAACAGAAGATAAAGGTACAAGTGGCGATAAGATGTGTGATATCGGTAAGGAATTTGGCACAACAACAGGCCGCCGTAGACGTTGTGGCTGGTTTGATGCTGTGAGTGTAAAATACGCATCAAGACTTGATGGTGTTGATACCTATGCACTTATGAAGCTTGATGTACTTGATGGATTTGAAGTGGTAAAAATTTGCAAAGCTTATCAATATAATGGTGAAACTATCGATTATATGCCGACAGATCTTGAAAATGCAACTCCTATCTATGAAGAACTAGCAGGCTGGGATAGCGTAAAAGGCATAAGCAAATATGAAGATCTGCCAGCAAATGCAAGAGCTTATATCGAGAGAATAGAAGAGCTAACTGGCGTAAAGATCGGCTACATCTCAACAAGCCCTGAAAGAAGTGATACAATCATTAGATGAAAAGCAAATTTACCTCTATTGTTCGTGTAAAAAAGCAAGAAATGGACAAAGTAGAGGCCAAGCTCGCCGTTGCCAGGCTTAATGTGAGAAATTTTGAAGAAAATTTATCGCGTTTAAGAGCTAAACTTGGCGAGTTTGTTTTGCCAAAAAGTGGCAATATAGGCGAACTAAAGGAAAATTTAGAGCTGATAAATATAACAAGGCAGGAGCTAAATGCTTGCAAAGAGAGCCTTGAAATAGCCAACAAAGAAGTTTTACACTACGAGCATAAATATAAAAATGTAAATTTAGAGTACGAAAAGATGAAATATCTAGAAAAAGAAGAGTTCAAAAAAGAGATAAAACGCATACAAAAGGCCGAAGCACTTGCACTTGACGAGTTTGCTGTGATGAAATTTGTTACTAAAAGTGAGCAGTGATGAGAGGGTTTTTATTATTTTTCGCGATCCTAAATTTTGCATTTTGCTACGAAGTGCCTGTTGACTGTACGCAAATTTTTGAAGCTAGAAAAGAAGAAATTTCAAAGGAACTTGAGATTATAGATGAACAGCGCCAAGCTTTAGAGGTATTTCGCGCAAGCTCGGCAGCAGCCTATGAAGAAAATAATAAAAAACTTACCAAAAAAGAAGCTGACCTAAATGCGACAATGAAAGTGATCGAGCAAAAACGCAAAGAGATCGATGAAGTGGTCGCCAAAAATGAAAAAATTTTAAAAGAACTTCGCACAATGACTAGCGATAAAGTCAATGAGTCGTATTCTAAGATGAAAGATGGCGCGGCAGCTGAGGTACTCTCTAAAATGCCTAGATCAAACGCAGCCACCATACTTTATGCCCTTGATGCCAAAAAGATATCAACCATCATGGCGAAAATGGATCCAAAAGTAGCATCTGAGATCACTACTTTGCTTCAAAAAGGACCACCATTTGCTGATGAAAAAGGCGATATGCCAACTCCAGCCGGTAGCATAAATATACAGTAATAAATTTTTGCACAAGCAAACAAAATTTTAAAAAATTTAGACACCAAAATATAAAGCACTTGCTTATAAATTTTTAATTTTAAGCTCACCTAACTTTAGCTTGTATACTTTTATGGTAGTTATTTTTTAACCAAACTTGCTAGGACACCAACTCCAAGGATGGCTAGAATGATAAAAAGGCTAATTTGTGCAGAAATTTCAAAACCGATATGAAAGATATGAGCAGTCGCATTTACAGCTAGCTTTGCTGCGATGAAAAACAAAAGCACGATCACAGAAATTTCTAAATACTTTAAAAAATTTTTGAGTGCTTCAAGCACAAAATAAAGCGTTCTTAGCCCAAGTATTGCAAATATCATCGCTGAATAAACAATCACAGGATCTTTACTCACAGCAATGACAACCGGAACGCTATCAAAAGCAAATATCACATCGCTTAGCTCAATCACGCAAAGACACAAGAATAATGGTGTTGCTATCCAAGTGGCTTTTAGCCTTAAAATTTGATCGTTAAGAGCAGTTTTTTGACTATCTGAAATTTGCTTAGAAATTTCGCTAAATTTAACAAAAAAACTATGTCCAAAAAGCCGTGGTAAAACCGGAAAGAAGCGATAAACTGCCCTATAAGCTATGTGGTTTGAATAATCTTTTATATCTTCATCACACTTATCTTTTTTTATCATCATTACGGCACTATATGCGACTATTGCTGCAAATATTAGCTCCATCCAAGGCGAGATGGCAAAAAGCATTGTACCTACGGCTACAAAGATGAGCCTAAATATCATAGCTCCTATAACGCCAAAATAAAGCACTCTGTGGCGGTAAATTTCAGGTATATTAAACCATGAAAAAATCGCCATCATCACAAAAAGATTATCTACTGAGAGCGACTTTTCTAGCGCATATCCTGCAAAATAAAGACTTGCTATTTCACTGCCTCGCTCAAAATATAAATATATGCCAAAAAGTACCGAAACTCCTATCCAAAAGATAGACCAAATACCAGCTTGTTTTAGTGAAATTTTCTCATCATGTTTATGAGCAAAAAGATCTATTCCAAAGGCAAGTGATGCCATTATAAGAAAAACTATAATTGTTTGAATTTCTAATGCGTTCACTTTTATCCTTAAAATTTTAACAAGGCATCATCAATACTTCTACTATCTCGCCTTTTGCGATAAATTCTGTTTCTTTTGGGATGATAAGCAACGCAGCCTCATTTGTTAGGTTGTTTACGATTGCTGAGCTACCAAGCTTTTTGCCATCTAAATTTACAAAAATTTTGCCCTCACGGTTTTCTAAATTTACAGCCGTAAATTCTAAAAATGGTGAGCGTTTTTTATAGTCTTCATCCATTATCGCCGTGATCTTTGGCTCTTCTTGACCAAACCACGCATTTATTAGGACTCTTACGTAAAGCACACACATAACCATTGCCGAGTACGGAAATCCTGGCAGTGCAAAGATATATTTATCACCTGACTTTGCTACTCTAATGTGGCGGCCTGGCTTGATAGCAGCGCCCTCAATAATGAGTCTGAAATTTTCATTTAAAGCGCCTTTTACAAAGTCATAGTCCCCCATACTTATGCCACCAGTCGTCACTAATATATCAGCTGATTTTAGCGCATTTATGATCGCTTTTTCGACAAGCTCAGCCTTATCTCTTACGATCTCACAAAGGACCGGCTCTGCGCCCATTTTGCGTATCTGCATAGCGATGCCTACGTGATTTGAGCTGTGAATTTGCGCTGGATTTTCTAATGGCTCGCCAAGGTCTTTTATCTCGCTACCAGTTGCAAGTATCGCCACTCTTGGGCGTATGAAAACGCTTACGTGAAAGACACCAAGCTCAGCAAGAAGTGCTATCTCAGCGTAGGTTAGACGTGTGCCTTTTTTGATCAAAATTTCACCTTTTTTGTAGCTTTCTCCTACTTCGCGCACGGCAAAACCCTTTGACACACTCTTTTTGATAAGTATTTTTGATCCGACAACCTCGACATTTTCTACCGGCACAAGAGTATCAGTGCCTTCACTCATTAGTGAGCCAGTGAAAGTTTTTACACATTTACTACCCTCTATGACTAGTCCTTTGTCGCTTCCAGCAGGCAGGTCTGTGATGAGCTCAAGCTCGTTTAGACCATCTTTAAAAGCAAAAGCGTAGCCGTCCATCGCTGAAACTGGCTTTGCTGGGTAATTTTCGGCGGCCGTCACGTCGTAGGCGATATTTCTATCAAGTGCGTCCGTGATAGCTACTTTTTCGACCTTTTCCCACGCATTTATTGTATCTTTTAGAATTTTTAGGCTATCTGCGTAACTCATAAAATCTTTCATTTTTATCCTTTTTATGAAATTTTTGCATATTCTATCCATTTCGCTCTTAAAAAATTAACCTTTGTTTTATTTAATGATTATTAAAATGTCGTTTAAGAAATCAGTTTGATTTTACCCTATACACAGGAATATTCATGAATAAAACAGTGCTTTACATCATTGCAGGTGCAAGCTTAGGCATTCTTGGCCCAGTGCTTGTTTATTTTGGCAACCCAGCAAATATGGGCGTTTGCGCGGCTTGCTTTTTAAGAGATAGCGTAGGTGCTCTTGGCTTTCACCAAGCTAAGGTCGTGCAGTATCTAAGGCCAGAAATTTTAGGGCTTATCATCGGGGGCTTTTTAGCAAGCCTGCTTTGGAGTAGAAATTTCACTCCAGTGTCAGGCAGTGCGGCATTTTCTAGATTTTTCTTAGGCGTGTTTGCTATGATTGGTTGCCTTATCTTTTTGGGTTGTCCATGGAGAGCGTTTTTGCGTCTTGGCGGAGGAGATATGACCGCCATTGCTGGTCTTGTCGGTCTATTTGCTGGAGTTTTTGTTGGACGATTTTTCAAGAAAAATGGTTACGTCATACCTGAAAATGATGCCACAACAAAACCAGTTGCGTTTTTGCCATTAATCATTGCTATTTTGCTTTTAATAGCCCTTGTTTTTGGTTTAAAGCTTGGCGATAATGGTGCATTATTTAGCTCAGAAAAAGGCCCAGGTTCAATGCATGCAAATATCTTTATCTCACTTGTTTGTGCTATTGTTATTGGTATTTTTATGCAAAGAAGTAAATTTTGCTCAGTTGGAGCGATTAGCAAAGTTTTTGAGCGTGATCTTTCAATGTTTTATGGCATTGTATCTATCATCGTTTTTGCAAGTATCACAAATTTAGCTCTTGGACAATATAAATTTGGCTTTGAAGCTCAACCTATCGCTCATAATGATGTTCTTTGGAATTTCTTAGGTATGAGCTTGGCTGGTCTTTGCTTTAGCCTAAGTTATGGCTGCCCAGGCAAACATTTAGTACAAATGGGAGCTGGAAATTTAAGCTCAGCTGTATTTGTTTTAGGTATGGGAGCAGGCGCTGCGATAAGCCATAACTTCATACTTGCAAGCTCATCAGCTGGCATCACTCCTTATGCTCCATATGCCGTAGCGATCGGCTTTATCTATGCTATTTATGTCGGAGTTTTTACTAAAAAAGCATAATATAAATTTGGCTGCTTTTGCAGTCAAATTTACTCACTTTTTATATCTATCACTTCATCAAAAGGTTTAAAAAGCTCGCGTTGGTGTGTGATCATTAAAATACTAGCCTTAATCTTAAAATTTTTTAGCGGCAATAGTAATGCATTTTGTTTTAAGATATGGCAAACGATAATTCTAAATCGAACTAAAATTTTAACAATGAATTGATAAAATTAATAAACATCAATATAAAGTAAATATTTTAAGCTATTTTGATATAGAATATCGATTTTAATTTTATCTAAAGGAATTCTATGAAGTTTAGTATACTTGCTTCATCACTGATCTTTAGCTCGCTGTGGGCTTTAGATACAAATAACAGTGATTATTCAGTTGTTTTACCAACTATCGAGGTGGAAGGTATCTCGGAGCAAAATACCCTAAAAGGTTATATCGCGTATGATAGCGCGGATATCAATAGGAATGGACTCAGTAACAAAGAGACGCCACAAACTATCGAAAATATAGATATACAAAAGAACAGAAACTACGGTACAAATGATCTCTCAAGTATCCTAGAAGGAAATGCTGGTATTGATGCAGGCTATGATATGAGAGGCGAGAGCATCAAGATAAGAGGCTTTAGTGTTGATGGCGGTGATATATATAGAGATGGTGTTAGAGACTCTGGTCAGATAAGACGTAGTACAGCAAATGTTGAGAGAGTTGAA
This genomic interval from Campylobacter concisus contains the following:
- a CDS encoding ATP phosphoribosyltransferase regulatory subunit, which gives rise to MNENALNVYEHEIPNGSKLYFASSAKLKRQIEQKASEILENEGFSEIVTPFFSYHQHLSVDATNLLRFSDSLNHEISLRADSTVDTVRIVLRRLKANESKRWFYIQPVFRYPSQEIYQIGAELIGENDVLKSINIVAKLLNELKMDTFLQVSNIQIPRVICEILSVPIEIFENGQMEKILSQNVPWLSALALLKSVDELDEVIKISPSKLKEPLENLRNLASALEYKNLRIVPLYYSKMRYYDSLFFRFLRNNSIIASGGSYEIDGKINSGFAVYTDALIEEKINLRK
- a CDS encoding adenylosuccinate synthase, producing the protein MRKADLVVGVQWGDEGKGKIVDMLGLNYDMICRSQGGHNAGHTIWVDGVRYALHLVPSGILHKNIINIIGNGVVVCPEVLITEMAQFENLEGRLYISDKAHLNLSYHSQIDQAKERLKGEKAIGTTGKGIGPTYADKISRSGHRVGELLEPERLCDALMHDFETNKCVFDALGVKIPNENELLEELKRYKEVLAPFIANTTNLVWKALDEDKKVLLEGAQGTLLDIDHGTYPYVTSSNTISAGACTGLGLNPKEIGEVIGVIKAYTTRVGFGPFPTEDKGTSGDKMCDIGKEFGTTTGRRRRCGWFDAVSVKYASRLDGVDTYALMKLDVLDGFEVVKICKAYQYNGETIDYMPTDLENATPIYEELAGWDSVKGISKYEDLPANARAYIERIEELTGVKIGYISTSPERSDTIIR
- a CDS encoding flagellar export protein FliJ — encoded protein: MDKVEAKLAVARLNVRNFEENLSRLRAKLGEFVLPKSGNIGELKENLELINITRQELNACKESLEIANKEVLHYEHKYKNVNLEYEKMKYLEKEEFKKEIKRIQKAEALALDEFAVMKFVTKSEQ
- a CDS encoding MotE family protein, with the protein product MRGFLLFFAILNFAFCYEVPVDCTQIFEARKEEISKELEIIDEQRQALEVFRASSAAAYEENNKKLTKKEADLNATMKVIEQKRKEIDEVVAKNEKILKELRTMTSDKVNESYSKMKDGAAAEVLSKMPRSNAATILYALDAKKISTIMAKMDPKVASEITTLLQKGPPFADEKGDMPTPAGSINIQ
- a CDS encoding TerC/Alx family metal homeostasis membrane protein; this translates as MNALEIQTIIVFLIMASLAFGIDLFAHKHDEKISLKQAGIWSIFWIGVSVLFGIYLYFERGSEIASLYFAGYALEKSLSVDNLFVMMAIFSWFNIPEIYRHRVLYFGVIGAMIFRLIFVAVGTMLFAISPWMELIFAAIVAYSAVMMIKKDKCDEDIKDYSNHIAYRAVYRFFPVLPRLFGHSFFVKFSEISKQISDSQKTALNDQILRLKATWIATPLFLCLCVIELSDVIFAFDSVPVVIAVSKDPVIVYSAMIFAILGLRTLYFVLEALKNFLKYLEISVIVLLFFIAAKLAVNATAHIFHIGFEISAQISLFIILAILGVGVLASLVKK
- a CDS encoding molybdopterin molybdotransferase MoeA produces the protein MKDFMSYADSLKILKDTINAWEKVEKVAITDALDRNIAYDVTAAENYPAKPVSAMDGYAFAFKDGLNELELITDLPAGSDKGLVIEGSKCVKTFTGSLMSEGTDTLVPVENVEVVGSKILIKKSVSKGFAVREVGESYKKGEILIKKGTRLTYAEIALLAELGVFHVSVFIRPRVAILATGSEIKDLGEPLENPAQIHSSNHVGIAMQIRKMGAEPVLCEIVRDKAELVEKAIINALKSADILVTTGGISMGDYDFVKGALNENFRLIIEGAAIKPGRHIRVAKSGDKYIFALPGFPYSAMVMCVLYVRVLINAWFGQEEPKITAIMDEDYKKRSPFLEFTAVNLENREGKIFVNLDGKKLGSSAIVNNLTNEAALLIIPKETEFIAKGEIVEVLMMPC
- the yedE gene encoding YedE family putative selenium transporter, with amino-acid sequence MNKTVLYIIAGASLGILGPVLVYFGNPANMGVCAACFLRDSVGALGFHQAKVVQYLRPEILGLIIGGFLASLLWSRNFTPVSGSAAFSRFFLGVFAMIGCLIFLGCPWRAFLRLGGGDMTAIAGLVGLFAGVFVGRFFKKNGYVIPENDATTKPVAFLPLIIAILLLIALVFGLKLGDNGALFSSEKGPGSMHANIFISLVCAIVIGIFMQRSKFCSVGAISKVFERDLSMFYGIVSIIVFASITNLALGQYKFGFEAQPIAHNDVLWNFLGMSLAGLCFSLSYGCPGKHLVQMGAGNLSSAVFVLGMGAGAAISHNFILASSSAGITPYAPYAVAIGFIYAIYVGVFTKKA
- a CDS encoding TonB-dependent receptor plug domain-containing protein; this encodes MKFSILASSLIFSSLWALDTNNSDYSVVLPTIEVEGISEQNTLKGYIAYDSADINRNGLSNKETPQTIENIDIQKNRNYGTNDLSSILEGNAGIDAGYDMRGESIKIRGFSVDGGDIYRDGVRDSGQIRRSTANVERVEI